One Cellulomonas sp. Y8 DNA segment encodes these proteins:
- a CDS encoding flagellar hook assembly protein FlgD, which translates to MTAIPVSYIGGSTADATAATTSTPSKTLDKDTFLKLLVAQLSNQDPSSPMDTSDMMAQTTQLSMMESLSEIQASSREQFGLQMRMAAADLVGQQVTWKDADGKTQTGVVSGVDYSASVPTLTVGKTQLPLDAVATVTPAGSTPPAADDDATTPTDSTTTA; encoded by the coding sequence GTGACCGCCATCCCCGTCTCGTACATCGGTGGCTCGACCGCCGACGCGACCGCGGCGACCACCAGCACCCCGAGCAAGACGCTCGACAAGGACACGTTCCTCAAGCTCCTGGTCGCGCAGCTGTCCAACCAGGACCCGAGCAGCCCGATGGACACCAGCGACATGATGGCGCAGACCACGCAGCTGTCGATGATGGAGTCCCTCTCGGAGATCCAGGCGTCGTCCCGCGAGCAGTTCGGGCTCCAGATGCGGATGGCCGCCGCCGACCTCGTCGGCCAGCAGGTCACCTGGAAGGACGCCGACGGGAAGACCCAGACCGGCGTCGTCTCCGGCGTCGACTACTCCGCCAGCGTGCCGACCCTGACCGTCGGGAAGACCCAGCTCCCGCTCGACGCCGTCGCGACCGTCACCCCGGCCGGCAGCACGCCGCCCGCCGCGGACGACGACGCGACCACCCCCACCGACTCCACGACCACCGCCTGA
- a CDS encoding flagellar hook protein FlgE → MLRSLFSGISGLRSHQTMLDVTGNNIANVNTTGFKASQIQFQDTLSQMLNAASGPQDGVGGQNPAQVGLGVQVAGITTNFTQGAAQLTGRSTDMMISGDGFFVVRQGTQQYYTRAGSFDFDSTGQMVLPGDGAMVQGWAADANGVIDTSRAVGDIKVGVGTVMPAKATTRTPFSGNLQADAETGKTKTVSVKAYDALGNAREVELEFVKGATGWTMTATDGTATYPATGSVALTFDAAGNPTFADTTFALGGVTVDLTGITGMAGVDTIAADKQDGYAAGILESFTLGSDGTINGAFSNGLKQDLGRIAMASFTNPSGLSKAGGSLFTTTVNSGDPQIGSAGTGGRGTMSSGSLEMSNVDLSTEFTQLIIAQRGFQANSRVITTSDEVLQELVNLKR, encoded by the coding sequence ATGCTCCGCTCCCTCTTCTCCGGCATCAGCGGTCTGCGCAGCCACCAGACGATGCTCGACGTCACCGGCAACAACATCGCCAACGTCAACACGACCGGCTTCAAGGCGTCCCAGATCCAGTTCCAGGACACCCTGAGCCAGATGCTCAACGCGGCCTCCGGCCCGCAGGACGGCGTCGGCGGCCAGAACCCCGCGCAGGTCGGCCTCGGCGTGCAGGTCGCGGGCATCACCACCAACTTCACGCAGGGCGCCGCGCAGCTCACCGGCCGCAGCACCGACATGATGATCTCCGGCGACGGCTTCTTCGTCGTCCGCCAGGGCACGCAGCAGTACTACACGCGCGCCGGCTCGTTCGACTTCGACTCGACCGGCCAGATGGTGCTGCCGGGCGACGGCGCGATGGTCCAGGGCTGGGCCGCGGACGCCAACGGCGTCATCGACACCTCCCGCGCGGTCGGCGACATCAAGGTCGGCGTCGGCACGGTCATGCCGGCCAAGGCCACCACCCGCACGCCGTTCTCCGGCAACCTGCAGGCGGACGCCGAGACGGGCAAGACCAAGACCGTCTCGGTCAAGGCGTACGACGCGCTGGGCAACGCCCGCGAGGTCGAGCTCGAGTTCGTCAAGGGCGCCACCGGCTGGACCATGACGGCGACCGACGGCACCGCGACCTACCCGGCGACGGGCTCCGTGGCGCTGACCTTCGACGCCGCGGGCAACCCGACGTTCGCCGACACCACGTTCGCGCTCGGCGGCGTGACCGTCGACCTCACCGGCATCACGGGCATGGCCGGCGTCGACACCATCGCGGCGGACAAGCAGGACGGCTACGCCGCCGGCATCCTCGAGTCGTTCACCCTCGGCTCGGACGGCACGATCAACGGCGCGTTCAGCAACGGCCTCAAGCAGGACCTCGGCCGGATCGCCATGGCGTCGTTCACCAACCCCTCCGGCCTGTCGAAGGCGGGCGGCTCGCTGTTCACCACCACGGTGAACTCGGGCGACCCGCAGATCGGCTCCGCCGGCACCGGCGGCCGCGGCACCATGTCGTCCGGCTCGCTCGAGATGAGCAACGTGGACCTGTCCACGGAGTTCACGCAGCTGATCATCGCGCAGCGCGGCTTCCAGGCGAACTCCCGCGTGATCACCACCTCGGACGAGGTGCTCCAGGAGCTCGTCAACCTCAAGCGCTGA
- a CDS encoding flagellar FlbD family protein, translating to MIIVTRLNGAQFGVNPDLLQRVDSAPDTILTLIDGTKYIVRESMAEVIARVNEHRAQLLARAQEIQAAPTPTVELVRDTAAGGAPGPAEDDGDEPLADPVPLRPRSR from the coding sequence GTGATCATCGTGACGCGCCTCAACGGGGCCCAGTTCGGGGTCAACCCCGACCTGCTCCAGCGCGTCGACAGCGCGCCCGACACCATCCTGACCCTCATCGACGGGACGAAGTACATCGTCCGCGAGTCGATGGCCGAGGTCATCGCGCGGGTCAACGAGCACCGCGCCCAGCTCCTGGCCCGCGCCCAGGAGATCCAGGCCGCGCCGACGCCCACGGTCGAGCTGGTCCGCGACACCGCCGCCGGCGGCGCGCCGGGCCCCGCCGAGGACGACGGCGACGAGCCGCTCGCCGACCCCGTCCCCCTGCGACCGAGGAGCCGCTGA
- a CDS encoding motility protein A, which yields MDPAGFIGLVVAFGAIFTALIMEGADPMSIFLLPPLILVWLGTIGVGIAGHTLKDVIESYKAVPRSFLKKVPDPTTTVDTLVDLADRARREGLLALEDAAKDIDDPFLRGGLQAAIDGTDPDDLRMILEDKIATKRTKEKVWSKYFADMGGYAPTIGIIGTVISLVHVLENLSDPASLGHSIAAAFVATLWGILSANVVWLPIGARIKRFSDLECAQMEVTLEGLLAVQAGANPRLVGERLRSLLPDEPAAKEAA from the coding sequence ATGGATCCCGCCGGTTTCATCGGACTGGTCGTCGCCTTCGGCGCGATCTTCACCGCCCTCATCATGGAGGGGGCGGACCCGATGTCGATCTTCCTCCTGCCGCCGCTCATCCTGGTGTGGCTGGGCACCATCGGCGTCGGCATCGCCGGTCACACGCTGAAGGACGTCATCGAGTCCTACAAGGCGGTGCCGCGGTCCTTCCTGAAGAAGGTGCCGGACCCGACCACGACCGTGGACACCCTGGTCGACCTGGCCGACCGCGCCCGGCGCGAGGGCCTGCTCGCGCTCGAGGACGCCGCCAAGGACATCGACGACCCGTTCCTGCGCGGCGGCCTGCAGGCCGCGATCGACGGCACGGACCCCGACGACCTGCGGATGATCCTCGAGGACAAGATCGCGACGAAGCGGACCAAGGAGAAGGTCTGGTCCAAGTACTTCGCCGACATGGGCGGCTACGCGCCGACCATCGGCATCATCGGCACGGTCATCTCGCTGGTGCACGTGCTGGAGAACCTCTCGGACCCGGCCTCCCTCGGCCACTCGATCGCCGCGGCGTTCGTCGCCACCCTCTGGGGCATCCTGTCGGCCAACGTCGTCTGGCTGCCGATCGGCGCCCGCATCAAGCGGTTCTCCGACCTGGAGTGCGCGCAGATGGAGGTCACGCTGGAGGGCCTGCTGGCCGTCCAGGCCGGCGCCAACCCGCGCCTGGTGGGTGAGCGGCTGCGCAGCCTGCTGCCCGACGAGCCCGCGGCCAAGGAAGCCGCGTGA
- a CDS encoding flagellar motor protein MotB: MSSGHGGRGRGRRGGHEEEHVNHERWLVSYSDMITVLMALFIVLFAISQVDQEKYVALKASLAAGFGDGSVNQSVLDGTDGTLDGLSITEDQPDAGTSGIVDADEGLGLQASDPAPQTSADPTQVDPSVLAAAQAEAAHLDEVREHILQALTGAGLQDQVRFRVDERGLVLGLVADDVFFAQGSATLTPTAGQVLDLAAPTLVALQEQISVEGHANTIPISGRYATNWELSSDRATQVLRYLVERDGMPGTRIQAVGYGDTRPLVQGTGEDAMTANRRVDMVILSAAPEAVRALLPAVAAGSTTGG, encoded by the coding sequence GTGAGCTCCGGCCACGGCGGCCGCGGCCGCGGCCGCCGCGGGGGGCACGAGGAGGAGCACGTCAACCACGAGCGCTGGCTCGTGTCCTACTCGGACATGATCACCGTGCTCATGGCGCTGTTCATCGTCCTGTTCGCCATCAGCCAGGTCGACCAGGAGAAGTACGTCGCCCTCAAGGCGTCGCTGGCGGCCGGGTTCGGCGACGGGTCGGTGAACCAGTCGGTCCTCGACGGCACGGACGGCACGCTGGACGGGCTCTCGATCACCGAGGACCAGCCCGACGCGGGCACCTCCGGGATCGTGGACGCCGACGAGGGCCTCGGCCTGCAGGCGTCCGACCCCGCGCCGCAGACCTCCGCCGACCCGACCCAGGTCGACCCGAGCGTGCTCGCGGCGGCCCAGGCCGAGGCGGCCCACCTCGACGAGGTGCGCGAGCACATCCTCCAGGCGCTGACCGGCGCCGGCCTGCAGGACCAGGTCCGGTTCCGGGTGGACGAGCGCGGTCTGGTGCTCGGGCTGGTCGCGGACGACGTGTTCTTCGCGCAGGGGTCGGCGACGCTGACCCCCACCGCGGGGCAGGTCCTGGACCTGGCGGCGCCCACGCTCGTGGCCCTCCAGGAGCAGATCTCGGTGGAGGGCCACGCGAACACCATCCCGATCTCGGGGCGCTACGCCACGAACTGGGAGCTCTCCTCCGACCGCGCCACCCAGGTGCTGCGGTACCTGGTGGAGCGCGACGGCATGCCGGGCACCCGCATCCAGGCGGTGGGCTACGGCGACACCCGGCCCCTGGTGCAGGGGACCGGCGAGGACGCGATGACCGCCAACCGGCGGGTCGACATGGTCATTCTCAGCGCGGCACCCGAGGCGGTGCGCGCCCTGCTGCCCGCGGTGGCAGCCGGAAGCACGACGGGAGGGTAG
- a CDS encoding flagellar basal body-associated FliL family protein: MPIEQRVVGGGQKIGGGQKIGGGSPAPAPAAEPEKKKGGGKKKLLLIIGAVVLVAAGAAAYLLLGRGSGEPAAEPEPEPGAVVAVEPVSLNLADGHYLRLGFELQFTVEAAGHGDPETGPAVDAAIALFSGRSVSEVSDPAKREELKAEFKTQLDELYHGEVYDVFLTNYVTQ; encoded by the coding sequence ATGCCCATCGAGCAGCGCGTGGTCGGCGGCGGTCAGAAGATCGGCGGTGGCCAGAAGATCGGCGGCGGGAGCCCGGCTCCGGCGCCCGCCGCGGAGCCGGAGAAGAAGAAGGGCGGCGGCAAGAAGAAGCTGCTCCTGATCATCGGGGCGGTCGTCCTGGTGGCGGCCGGGGCGGCGGCGTACCTGCTGCTGGGCCGCGGGAGCGGCGAACCCGCCGCGGAGCCCGAGCCCGAGCCCGGCGCGGTGGTCGCGGTCGAGCCCGTGAGCCTGAACCTGGCCGACGGCCACTACCTGCGGCTCGGCTTCGAGCTGCAGTTCACCGTCGAGGCCGCGGGCCACGGCGACCCGGAGACCGGCCCGGCCGTCGACGCCGCGATCGCCCTGTTCTCCGGCCGGAGCGTGTCCGAGGTCAGCGACCCCGCGAAGCGCGAGGAGCTGAAGGCGGAGTTCAAGACCCAGCTCGACGAGCTCTACCACGGGGAGGTGTACGACGTCTTCCTGACGAACTACGTCACCCAGTGA